In the Blastopirellula marina genome, one interval contains:
- the larB gene encoding nickel pincer cofactor biosynthesis protein LarB: protein MKRHELERLAKHYRAGKVTLADFCAQVLQPTSEQLSDTTLDVDRARRCGFPEVVFGEGKSVETIVEIFRKQQEHGDKSLATRIDAAKGAALKEALPAGIYHEKGRTFRMPNDEPTWGNVGLVTAGTSDLPVAEEARETLRWMGIEPVFIQDVGVAGPHRFGEQVHKLSDADAVIVVAGMEGALPSVAGGHLACPVIAVPTSVGYGASFQGVAALLGMLNSCASNVTVVNIDAGFKGAYLAGLISLRVLQAKSQPES from the coding sequence ATGAAACGCCACGAACTGGAACGCCTCGCCAAGCACTATCGCGCTGGCAAAGTAACCCTCGCTGACTTCTGTGCACAAGTCTTACAGCCCACATCCGAGCAGCTTTCCGATACGACACTCGACGTCGATCGGGCTCGCCGCTGCGGCTTTCCCGAGGTCGTTTTTGGAGAAGGCAAGTCGGTCGAAACCATTGTCGAGATCTTCCGCAAACAGCAAGAACACGGCGACAAATCGCTGGCCACCCGCATTGATGCGGCCAAAGGTGCTGCTTTGAAGGAGGCCCTGCCGGCAGGGATCTACCATGAAAAGGGACGCACGTTCCGCATGCCCAACGACGAGCCCACATGGGGTAACGTCGGCCTGGTAACAGCGGGTACAAGTGATTTGCCGGTAGCGGAAGAAGCACGCGAGACGCTACGCTGGATGGGTATCGAGCCGGTGTTCATTCAAGATGTTGGCGTCGCCGGGCCGCATCGTTTTGGAGAGCAAGTGCACAAACTGAGTGACGCCGATGCCGTGATTGTCGTGGCCGGCATGGAAGGAGCACTCCCCAGCGTCGCAGGCGGCCACCTGGCCTGTCCGGTGATTGCCGTGCCGACAAGTGTCGGTTACGGAGCGAGCTTCCAAGGCGTTGCCGCCCTGTTGGGTATGCTGAACAGTTGTGCCTCGAATGTGACGGTCGTGAACATTGATGCCGGCTTCAAAGGTGCTTACCTGGCCGGTCTTATTTCGCTGCGTGTCCTGCAAGCCAAGTCACAGCCTGAAAGCTAA
- a CDS encoding Gfo/Idh/MocA family protein has translation MKQPQKTSRRHFLKAAGTAAAVAGVASYVPRHVLGADGTPGANDKVNLGVIGFGNRCKYVMGGTLPHDDVRCIAIADVWSKHRDDGKAIVDKHYGNTDCETMRDFRELLERKDIDAVLIATGDRWHAAASILAAKAGKDVYSEKPCGITIEDCQQLADTITAEKRVFQAGTQRRSVPNFIKAVELAHSGKLGELQTLHASVYRPVLDNSWLPAQTQPAQDEIDWNLWLGPAAWRPFNLAYVQGKWRGQWDFDSGARLLDWGAHTVDLCQWANKADGTMPVEFQPHKEGITCLYENGVKLEIDFLDDPFGDRSPDYITRLGTCPVRFIGTEGWVETGDSGEIVCSSPALQKEITEDTSRVRGLDVASHSRNFLDCIRSRELTAANQNVMRKSHIACHAAAAAWIFDRKLAIDPQKEVFVNDADANGLISRPDRIWNV, from the coding sequence ATGAAACAACCGCAGAAAACTTCTCGTCGTCACTTCCTGAAAGCAGCCGGGACCGCCGCGGCTGTAGCCGGGGTTGCCAGCTATGTGCCTCGTCACGTGCTGGGGGCCGACGGCACGCCAGGTGCCAACGACAAAGTGAATCTGGGCGTGATTGGTTTCGGCAACCGTTGCAAATACGTCATGGGTGGTACCCTGCCCCATGATGATGTCCGCTGTATCGCCATTGCGGATGTCTGGTCGAAGCATCGCGACGACGGCAAGGCAATCGTCGACAAGCACTACGGGAACACCGATTGCGAAACGATGCGTGACTTTCGTGAACTGCTAGAGCGAAAGGACATCGATGCCGTCCTCATCGCAACCGGCGATCGCTGGCACGCCGCCGCATCGATTTTGGCAGCCAAGGCCGGCAAAGACGTCTACAGCGAAAAGCCATGCGGTATCACAATCGAAGACTGCCAACAGTTGGCCGATACCATCACCGCTGAGAAGCGGGTCTTCCAGGCCGGTACACAGCGGCGAAGCGTGCCGAACTTTATCAAAGCGGTCGAACTGGCTCACTCAGGCAAGCTCGGTGAACTACAAACGCTGCACGCTTCGGTCTATCGTCCGGTACTCGATAACAGTTGGTTGCCTGCTCAGACCCAGCCCGCCCAAGACGAGATCGACTGGAACTTGTGGCTTGGCCCGGCCGCCTGGCGTCCATTCAACCTGGCGTACGTGCAAGGAAAATGGCGTGGTCAGTGGGACTTCGATTCCGGGGCACGGCTGCTGGACTGGGGGGCTCACACGGTCGACCTTTGCCAGTGGGCTAATAAAGCCGACGGGACCATGCCGGTCGAGTTTCAGCCACACAAGGAAGGCATCACCTGCTTATACGAAAACGGCGTGAAGCTGGAAATCGATTTCCTCGACGATCCGTTCGGCGACCGCTCGCCTGACTATATCACACGGCTGGGAACATGCCCGGTGCGGTTTATCGGCACCGAAGGCTGGGTCGAAACGGGGGACAGCGGCGAGATCGTCTGTTCTTCGCCTGCTTTGCAGAAAGAGATTACCGAAGATACGTCGCGTGTACGTGGCTTGGATGTCGCCAGCCACTCGCGAAACTTCCTCGATTGCATTCGCTCGCGCGAGTTGACGGCGGCGAATCAAAACGTGATGCGTAAATCACACATCGCCTGTCACGCGGCCGCCGCGGCTTGGATCTTTGATCGCAAGCTGGCGATCGATCCGCAGAAGGAAGTCTTCGTGAACGACGCTGATGCCAACGGCCTGATCTCGCGTCCTGATCGTATTTGGAATGTGTAG
- a CDS encoding bifunctional riboflavin kinase/FAD synthetase — protein sequence MQLYRDLDSLSTEIRSGALTIGNFDGVHLGHAKIAQQVRKRADEVGGPAVVFTFDPHPVRLLRPELAPPPLTWTRRKVELLGQLGIDAVIAYPTTPELLQLTPDEFFQQIIVQKMAAKAMVEGPNFNFGKDRAGDVQTLAALCQKNGIVLDIVEPLTRPGETEYVSSSRIRKLIAQGDVELACEMLTQPYRIRGMVTHGAGRGAHLGFATANLEAVDTLVPEMGVYAGMSYRGDEIYAAAINIGPNPTFGEKARKIEVHLIDFQGSLYGEPLEVSFLSRLREVTTFPDVEALKNQLDKDIQTTIQTFQNYQSKSSRSTA from the coding sequence GTGCAACTTTATCGAGACTTGGATTCCCTTTCGACTGAAATCCGAAGCGGTGCGCTAACGATTGGCAACTTCGATGGCGTTCACTTGGGGCACGCCAAGATTGCGCAGCAGGTCCGAAAACGAGCCGATGAAGTCGGCGGCCCGGCGGTTGTCTTCACCTTCGATCCCCACCCGGTGCGGCTACTTCGCCCAGAATTGGCTCCGCCCCCGCTCACATGGACGCGGCGCAAGGTCGAACTCCTGGGGCAACTGGGTATCGACGCCGTCATCGCCTACCCCACCACGCCAGAGCTGCTACAGCTAACCCCAGACGAATTCTTCCAGCAGATCATCGTGCAGAAGATGGCCGCCAAGGCCATGGTAGAAGGGCCAAATTTCAATTTCGGAAAAGATCGCGCCGGCGACGTTCAAACATTGGCAGCATTGTGCCAGAAGAACGGTATCGTGCTGGATATTGTCGAGCCACTGACCCGCCCCGGTGAAACCGAATACGTTTCGAGCAGCCGAATTCGCAAACTGATCGCCCAAGGCGATGTTGAATTAGCCTGCGAGATGTTAACTCAGCCCTATCGCATTCGCGGGATGGTCACCCATGGAGCCGGCCGAGGGGCCCATCTCGGGTTCGCCACTGCCAACCTGGAAGCCGTCGATACGCTGGTACCGGAGATGGGAGTGTACGCCGGGATGAGTTATCGAGGCGACGAGATCTATGCCGCCGCGATCAACATCGGCCCCAATCCCACGTTCGGCGAAAAGGCCCGCAAGATCGAGGTCCACCTGATCGACTTCCAAGGATCGCTTTACGGCGAGCCCCTGGAAGTTTCGTTTCTTTCGCGCCTGCGCGAAGTGACCACGTTCCCGGATGTGGAAGCACTCAAGAATCAACTCGACAAAGATATTCAAACCACAATCCAGACTTTTCAAAATTACCAGTCGAAATCATCTCGTTCGACTGCCTGA
- a CDS encoding DHH family phosphoesterase, whose protein sequence is MSIDWAALKAAIEVAQRIVLTSHVRPDCDALGSELGMAALLRQMGKEVTIVNDSETPTHLEFIDPAKEIKQLGKDISREEILNGFDAFMVVDTSAWIQLGEMADVMKEFRGVKLVLDHHVSQDDLGGEMFKDPKCEATGRLVYEAAKAWEMTITKETATVLFTAIATDTGWFRFPSVSGSTYRAIGDLIDAGAVPSDVYGNLFENERLQRVNLRGRILASAKIILDGRLAYSMATQKDFEETGATPSDTEDAINKTMAVTGVEAAILFVELPNGDGVKASFRSRSALDVAKLAQQFGGGGHVAAAGALVKKPLGEVVSMLLEATERAMDQYAS, encoded by the coding sequence ATGAGTATTGACTGGGCCGCACTGAAAGCGGCGATTGAAGTTGCGCAACGAATCGTTCTGACCAGCCACGTTCGACCTGACTGCGATGCGCTGGGGAGCGAACTGGGCATGGCCGCTCTCCTGCGTCAGATGGGAAAAGAGGTCACCATCGTCAACGATTCCGAGACGCCGACGCATCTCGAGTTCATCGACCCGGCCAAAGAGATCAAACAGCTCGGCAAGGACATCTCGCGGGAGGAAATCCTCAACGGTTTCGACGCGTTCATGGTGGTCGATACGAGTGCCTGGATTCAACTGGGCGAGATGGCCGACGTGATGAAAGAGTTTCGTGGTGTCAAATTGGTGCTCGATCATCATGTCAGCCAGGACGATCTGGGCGGCGAGATGTTTAAGGATCCTAAGTGCGAAGCGACGGGACGCCTGGTCTATGAAGCCGCCAAGGCTTGGGAAATGACCATCACCAAGGAAACGGCCACTGTTCTGTTCACGGCCATCGCCACCGATACCGGCTGGTTTCGCTTTCCTTCGGTTAGCGGATCAACCTATCGGGCTATTGGCGATCTGATCGATGCCGGGGCTGTTCCCAGTGACGTGTATGGGAATCTCTTCGAGAACGAACGCCTGCAGCGGGTCAATTTGCGAGGACGAATCCTGGCCAGTGCCAAGATCATTCTCGATGGCCGGTTGGCCTATAGCATGGCTACCCAGAAGGATTTCGAGGAGACAGGGGCCACCCCGAGCGATACTGAAGACGCCATCAACAAGACAATGGCCGTCACAGGCGTTGAAGCGGCGATCTTGTTCGTCGAACTTCCCAACGGCGACGGCGTTAAAGCCAGCTTCCGTAGCCGGTCTGCGCTCGATGTCGCGAAGCTTGCCCAGCAGTTTGGTGGTGGCGGGCATGTTGCGGCTGCTGGGGCCTTGGTGAAGAAGCCCCTGGGGGAAGTCGTTTCGATGCTCTTGGAAGCAACCGAACGCGCAATGGATCAATATGCTAGCTAA
- a CDS encoding PF20097 family protein: protein MCPGCGEPMQAGMIRTAYIGWDDVTRPWFKKLLSFGKNLAKLRFFQVMGKFPSFHCQACQLLIMDLDPRKH, encoded by the coding sequence TTGTGCCCTGGATGCGGTGAACCAATGCAAGCCGGAATGATCCGGACCGCATATATCGGCTGGGATGATGTGACACGGCCCTGGTTCAAGAAGCTTCTTTCGTTTGGTAAGAATCTCGCGAAACTAAGATTCTTCCAAGTGATGGGTAAGTTCCCTAGCTTTCACTGCCAGGCATGCCAATTGCTGATCATGGACCTCGATCCTAGGAAACATTAG
- a CDS encoding zinc ribbon domain-containing protein, with protein MTTTPCRDCNNEVSLSARACPKCGAPYPYLEHWDGYGFEYKSSTRLFGLPLLHISFKYRRNGTPVIANGVIAIGQFGFGMITIAQFGIGVVTLGQFTFAAAAIAQFTIAAYGICQIGVLYEGIGQLVFPLDKIL; from the coding sequence ATGACCACTACCCCGTGCCGTGATTGCAACAACGAAGTGAGCTTGTCCGCGCGTGCGTGTCCTAAGTGCGGAGCGCCGTATCCGTATCTCGAACACTGGGACGGATACGGCTTTGAATATAAATCGAGCACCAGGCTGTTCGGGCTTCCCTTGCTACATATCTCGTTCAAGTATCGCCGTAACGGCACACCAGTCATCGCGAACGGCGTGATTGCCATCGGCCAGTTTGGGTTTGGCATGATCACGATCGCCCAGTTTGGCATTGGCGTGGTAACCCTCGGTCAGTTCACGTTCGCCGCGGCAGCAATCGCGCAATTTACAATCGCCGCCTACGGCATCTGCCAGATAGGCGTGCTGTATGAAGGCATAGGTCAGTTGGTGTTTCCGCTAGATAAGATTTTGTAA